The following are from one region of the Abyssicoccus albus genome:
- a CDS encoding RNA-binding S4 domain-containing protein — protein sequence MRIDKFLKVSRLIKRRTLAKEMTDKGRVLINDKPSKAGTAVSVGDEITLNYGHRIVIVKVNALLEHAAKDDASKMYEVIEDKKREEI from the coding sequence ATGAGAATTGATAAGTTCTTAAAAGTATCTCGGTTAATAAAAAGAAGAACGTTAGCGAAAGAAATGACAGATAAAGGTAGAGTATTAATCAATGATAAACCATCAAAAGCTGGAACCGCGGTATCAGTTGGAGATGAGATTACTTTAAATTACGGTCATCGAATTGTAATCGTTAAGGTGAATGCTTTACTAGAGCATGCAGCCAAAGATGATGCATCGAAGATGTATGAAGTCATTGAAGACAAAAAACGAGAAGAAATATAA
- a CDS encoding MazG nucleotide pyrophosphohydrolase domain-containing protein has product MNTIHIIGLGNGGLDACPYGIVKQLETIQQAYVRTMDHPIIEELKALHDLDSWVSFDSVYEQHDDFEGVYQAIVKTLIDAVKNGDVYYILPGHPMILEETTQRLLKYQNEQFEVNVVGGRSFYDDVFNAMQIDPVKGFLSIDAMHYTPIQFNIHNDTLVTQVYDQFILSDLKVDLLEHYPAEHTVYIIMDAGIETEVVNSVPLCEIDHEPFVSNLAVLFIPRVTEEVDKYKDIHYSQLLFNQLVSDDGCPWDREQTNESILKYLIEESYELSEAVIQEDDEAITDELGDVLLQVMLHCAIGEKEGYFTLNEVIHKMNDKVVRRHPHVFGSEQATSTDEVNAIWEAKKREEGLFVERTKYEKDYANFIFPRMYETITKGIKPERLLLKQQSLNGLNNDEKGKEK; this is encoded by the coding sequence ATGAATACAATTCATATTATCGGTTTAGGGAATGGGGGATTAGATGCATGTCCCTATGGTATTGTTAAGCAACTGGAAACTATTCAACAAGCTTATGTAAGAACGATGGACCACCCGATTATTGAAGAGTTAAAGGCGTTACACGACCTTGATTCGTGGGTGTCCTTTGATTCAGTTTATGAGCAACATGATGATTTTGAAGGCGTTTATCAAGCAATTGTGAAGACTCTGATTGATGCTGTAAAAAATGGTGATGTTTATTATATCTTGCCTGGGCATCCAATGATTTTAGAGGAGACAACTCAACGCCTATTGAAGTATCAAAACGAGCAGTTTGAAGTGAATGTTGTTGGTGGTAGGAGTTTTTATGATGATGTGTTTAATGCGATGCAAATTGACCCTGTCAAAGGTTTTCTTTCTATCGATGCGATGCATTATACGCCAATTCAATTCAACATTCATAATGATACATTAGTGACGCAAGTGTATGACCAATTTATCCTTTCAGATTTAAAGGTTGATTTGTTAGAACATTATCCCGCTGAACATACCGTATATATCATTATGGATGCGGGGATTGAAACGGAAGTTGTGAATTCTGTTCCATTATGTGAAATTGATCATGAGCCATTTGTGTCGAATTTAGCAGTATTGTTTATCCCACGTGTCACGGAAGAGGTAGACAAATATAAAGATATTCATTATAGCCAATTATTATTTAATCAATTAGTGTCAGACGATGGTTGTCCTTGGGACAGAGAGCAAACAAATGAGAGCATATTGAAATATTTAATTGAAGAGAGCTATGAATTAAGTGAAGCGGTGATTCAAGAAGATGATGAAGCAATCACTGATGAGCTAGGTGATGTTTTATTGCAAGTTATGTTACATTGTGCGATTGGAGAAAAAGAAGGATACTTTACGTTGAATGAAGTCATTCATAAAATGAATGATAAAGTCGTCAGAAGACATCCTCATGTGTTTGGCTCTGAACAAGCGACATCAACGGATGAAGTGAATGCAATATGGGAAGCTAAAAAAAGGGAAGAAGGTCTTTTTGTTGAACGTACAAAATATGAAAAAGACTACGCTAATTTCATCTTTCCTAGAATGTATGAAACAATCACTAAAGGTATAAAGCCTGAACGATTGTTATTGAAGCAACAATCTTTGAACGGACTTAATAATGATGAGAAAGGGAAGGAGAAATAA
- a CDS encoding oligosaccharide flippase family protein produces the protein MTRMNKTFTEQMVFMTVTLLIVKVLSALYRVPYQNILGDEGLYVYNQIYPFIGLCTICALYGIPSAYAEYLKRGFIFRRLHVSLFLCFIVVLSILIHMYRHILASWMGDDQLSSLIEIVAIIIPITIVLGMIRGIFHYHQYSEVVSISQLVEQIVRVIVIAIAIYLYFSIGLSLYSAAKVALFGSVLGMILTTFVLFMKYRHIKGEHYNIIHMNTKSSRYIEFFILMIAFILTHILMLTIQSIDAFTVLNFIGSHWTIDNTMAAKGVFDRSYSFIQIGLIVATTFGFILIPYLDATNISYSLKLLKKSIKWVMLFSTLVTVGLINIMPMMNQAFFKTNQMNSELSLNMITIIVVSIAIVLMSYLLTINAYKVVMSGFATMAVVKVFLNMLLLPIVDFYAISLANVMAMIIFNIILFIVLYKHIAAVIHDENMLDDSLSATETARLLTNKNEATIPNKMKKQDVLWGVNLFLVCFIMTLLLQAMLYIFSPIVTTRLDALILMSSMVLIGAAIVLVCIKLFELLTVEEATELPIIKKIIK, from the coding sequence ATGACCCGAATGAATAAAACATTTACAGAGCAAATGGTTTTTATGACGGTTACATTATTGATTGTAAAAGTATTAAGTGCACTATACCGAGTCCCTTACCAAAACATATTAGGGGATGAAGGCTTGTATGTATATAATCAAATATATCCATTCATTGGTTTATGTACTATCTGTGCCTTATATGGTATTCCAAGTGCTTATGCTGAATATTTAAAGAGAGGCTTTATATTTCGTAGATTACATGTCTCACTGTTTCTGTGCTTTATAGTTGTGCTGAGTATTTTAATTCACATGTATCGTCATATACTGGCCTCGTGGATGGGTGATGATCAGCTTTCTTCATTAATAGAAATTGTGGCAATCATTATCCCTATTACAATAGTTCTCGGGATGATACGAGGTATTTTTCATTATCATCAATATTCAGAGGTTGTAAGTATTAGTCAATTGGTAGAACAAATTGTTCGTGTAATCGTTATTGCGATTGCAATCTATCTCTATTTTAGCATTGGATTATCCTTATACAGTGCTGCAAAAGTGGCGCTGTTCGGTAGCGTCCTCGGGATGATTTTGACAACGTTCGTACTATTTATGAAGTATCGCCATATTAAGGGAGAACATTACAATATCATTCATATGAATACGAAGTCATCACGGTATATTGAATTTTTTATTTTAATGATTGCGTTTATTTTAACGCACATACTGATGTTAACCATTCAATCTATTGATGCATTTACAGTGCTTAATTTTATCGGTAGTCATTGGACAATTGACAATACCATGGCAGCGAAAGGTGTATTTGATCGTAGTTATTCCTTCATTCAAATCGGCTTAATCGTTGCGACTACATTCGGCTTTATATTGATCCCATATTTGGATGCAACGAACATTAGCTATTCGTTAAAACTGCTAAAGAAATCTATTAAATGGGTAATGCTCTTTTCGACATTGGTCACGGTAGGTTTGATCAATATTATGCCGATGATGAACCAAGCCTTCTTCAAAACAAATCAAATGAATAGCGAGCTATCGTTAAATATGATTACAATTATTGTTGTATCGATTGCTATTGTATTGATGAGTTACTTATTGACAATCAATGCTTATAAAGTCGTTATGAGTGGTTTTGCAACGATGGCCGTCGTAAAAGTGTTTTTGAACATGCTATTGTTACCAATCGTCGATTTCTATGCAATTTCATTGGCTAATGTTATGGCAATGATTATCTTTAATATCATATTATTTATTGTACTTTATAAACATATTGCAGCAGTTATACATGATGAAAACATGTTAGATGATTCACTCAGCGCCACTGAAACCGCGAGATTATTAACGAATAAGAATGAAGCAACGATACCAAATAAGATGAAAAAACAAGATGTGCTTTGGGGTGTGAATTTATTTTTAGTGTGCTTCATAATGACTTTATTACTCCAAGCTATGCTCTATATTTTTTCACCGATTGTAACGACGAGGTTAGATGCTTTAATCTTAATGAGTAGTATGGTGTTGATTGGTGCAGCGATTGTATTAGTTTGTATTAAGCTTTTTGAATTGTTGACGGTTGAAGAAGCAACTGAATTACCAATCATTAAAAAAATAATTAAATAA